TGTGCACGTCCGTGTGCACCTCGCTGCCGTCCGGCAGGGTGAAGCTGAGCCGTGGGTATTCCGGCATGTGACCTCCTGACCAGGAAAAACTCAATTGGGGCTTGCGCATGCAAGATGTATACAACCAGTATTACCGCAACTCGGCACCATAGCCAAACGGGATGTGAGCGATGACTGCACAAGAACAGGTGGACGGCCGCTCGCTGCGGCGCGCCTTCGCGGCGAGCCTGTCCGGGACCGCGCTGGAGTGGTACGACTTCGCCGCCTACTCGGTCGCCGCGGCGACGATCTTCGGCGAGTTGTTCTTCCCGGCCGGTGACAAGCTCGCCGGCACCATGGCGGCCTTCTCCACCTACGCCGTCGGTTACCTGGCCCGCCCGCTCGGCGGGTTCGTCTTCGGCAGGCTCGGCGACGTGATCGGCCGCAAGCGCGTGCTGGTGTTCACGCTGATCCTGACCGGCGTCGCCACCTTCCTGATCGGCGTGCTGCCGACCTACGAGAACATCGGCGGCCTCGCCGCGGTGCTGCTGGTCGCGCTCCGGTTCGCCCAGGGCGTCGGCATCGGCGGCGAGTGGGGTGGTGCGGTCCTGCTCTCCAGCGAATTCGGGGATCCACGCAAACGCGGGTTCTGGGCGTCGGCCGCCCAGGTCGGCCCGCCGGCGGGCAACCTGCTCGCCAACGGCGTGCTCGCGCTGCTGGCCGTGCTGCTCACCGAAGCCCAGTTCAGCTCGTGGGGCTGGCGGGTCGCGTTCCTGCTCTCCGGCGTGCTTGTCCTCTTCGGACTGTGGATCCGGCTGAAGCTGGAAGAAACCCCGGTGTTCAAGAAGATCGCGGAGAAGGGCGACCGGCCGGAGGCGCCGATCTCCGAGGTGTTCCGCGACGAGCGCCGAGGCCTGATCGCGGCCGTGCTGATCCGCGTCTGCCCCGACGTGCTCTACGCGTTGTTCACCGTTTTTGTGCTGACCTACATGACCCAGGAACTGGACATGT
The genomic region above belongs to Amycolatopsis sp. YIM 10 and contains:
- a CDS encoding MFS transporter — translated: MTAQEQVDGRSLRRAFAASLSGTALEWYDFAAYSVAAATIFGELFFPAGDKLAGTMAAFSTYAVGYLARPLGGFVFGRLGDVIGRKRVLVFTLILTGVATFLIGVLPTYENIGGLAAVLLVALRFAQGVGIGGEWGGAVLLSSEFGDPRKRGFWASAAQVGPPAGNLLANGVLALLAVLLTEAQFSSWGWRVAFLLSGVLVLFGLWIRLKLEETPVFKKIAEKGDRPEAPISEVFRDERRGLIAAVLIRVCPDVLYALFTVFVLTYMTQELDMSRSEGLTAVMIGSACQLVLIPAAGALSDRVNRRKLYLAGTIAAGIWPFVFFPMVSTGSYLTVVVGIVLALVIHALLYGPQAALVTEQFSPRLRYTGSSLGYTLAGVIGGALAPLLFTALFAGFGTWLAIAAYVLVTAVVTIIGVLIGRDPDPAEYEARDEADQLVN